CCGTACTTCTCCATTACGCCGGTAAACTTCTCCTGCCGCTCTGGCCGCGGGGGAGGGGTTTCACCCCCTACTACTCCTACTACTTCTTCTTCCGCCGCCATCGCTACAGATCCATCGGACACGTAAGTGCCCGCGCCGGGCAGGTCATATACCACAAAATATAACGTGCTCAGGATGAAAATAGAGGCCGCTATCAACCTCATGGCGAGGTTTCTCCTTATGGCCTTTTTTGGGCCTATACTCATCATAAAGGCTTCAGAAATTTTTCTAAAATTGTCATTCAAGCTGCCTTTTCCCAAGGCCTTATTTATATCATTTCACGAAAGGCCCGCTGTATTCCACTATTCCCAGACTTCTTAAAGGATATAGTATACCCGACCTGCGCACCCATAATCCACAATTTATGACCAAAGCCCTAACTCCTTATTAATTGAAAGGTTGGACGAGAACTGTTAATATTGTTGCGCTAAGATGAGGGACAGCCAAGGTCGTTCGAGTACTATCTGAGATTCTCGGCAGTATGGGCGTCCCGGCGGGTCGCCCCTGCTCATCGCAATCACTATAATACAAAAAACAAATGGAGCAACCAGACATAAGCGTCTTTATCGCTGTCTTTACCATAGCCCTGATTCATGCGGTACTCCCCCATCACTGGATACCGTTTGCCCTGGTGGGTAAGAGTCAGGGTTGGTCGCTGACCAGGACACTGGGCGTAACCGCCGTAAGCAGCCTTGGCCACTCACTGGCGACCACCGCCATGGGTGTGATGGTGGCATTTCTGGGCTTCCAGGTAGCCCGGTACGCTGAGGCCACAGACGTAATAACGGGCGTTATTCTGATAGCGATGGGCCTCGTCTATATAAGTATAAGCAAGAAACACACGCATAACCACGGACCCATCGACCCCGCCCTGTCCGACAGGGCGGCCGCCGTTTCACTCTTCACCATGGTAACCCTATCGCCATGCGTGGAACTCCTGCCGATGTTTCTGGTTGTGGGCAACTTCAGCTTGTCGTCACTCGCCCTCATGGGTATGGCGCTGGCAGCGGCCAACGCCATAGGCATGCTTCTCTTAACCGGTCTTGCATACAAGGGGGTACAACGGTTAAGATTAGATAGGCTGGAACACCACGAGAAAACAATTATCGGCTCCGTGCTGTTAATTATCGGTGCGGGACTTATACTGTACCACTTCTCACAATAAAATAATAAGATGAGCAAGAAAGAATTGAGAAACATACCCTCTGTAAGCGCGCTGCTGGAGATGCCGGAAATATCCGAATTCTGCGCCGGTTACCCGAGGCCGCTGGTCGTCTCCACCATTAGAGAGGTGCTGGACGGGCTGAGGGAGTCTATCGCCGGTTCGGAGAATACGGATACAGACCTATTATTATCCCCCGCATCCATACTCCCCCTGGTAAAGGGCAGGCTGATTGAGAGGGGAAAGCTGCCTATAAGACGTGTCATCAACGCCTCCGGCGTCCTGGTGCACACCGGTCTGGGGCGCTCCCCTCTGGCCGATGAGGCCCTTAAAGACCTACAGGAGATAGCAAAGGGCTACAGTTCCCTGGAGGTGGACGTCTCGACCGGCAAAAGGGCCTCCAGGGGAGACCATATCGAGGCCCTTGTAACCGCTCTCACCGGCGCGGAGGCCGCGATGGTGGTAAACAACAACGCCGCCGCCGTGCTCCTCGCCCTGGATACACTTGCCAGGGACAGAGAGGCCGTCATATCGCGCTCTCAACAGGTAGAGATTGGCGGGTCCTTCCGCATGCCGGAGGTGATGGCCAAGAGCGGGGCAAAAATGGTCGAAGTGGGCACCACAAACAGGACATACATATCCGACTACAGAGGGGCAATAACGCCCGACACCGCCCTCCTCCTCAATGTCCACTCAAGCAACTTCCGTATCGTGGGTTTCACCACTTCCGTAAAGATAGAGGAGCTTGTACGGCTGGGCCGGGAATTTGAGATACTGGTGGTGTATGACCTGGGCAGCGGCGCGTTATTTGACCTGGAGACGTATGGACTCCCTTACGAGCCGACGGTGGTGGAGGCTGTAAGCTCTGGCGTGGATATAGTCACCTTCAGCACCGACAAGCTGCTGGGCGGGCCCCAGGGCGGGCTCATCGTGGGAAAGAAGAGGTCCGTTGACCTGATGAAGAGAAACCCGCTCGCAAGGGCCTTGAGGGTCGACAAACTGACCGTAGCCGCTCTTGAAGCCACACTAAAACTCTACACGGATAGACCTGAGGCCGCGCGGCGCGTACCCATACTCAAAATGCTCACCAGGCCGCTTAAAGAAATAGAAAAAGAGTCTAAACGATTTATAAAGGAGCTTTCCAAGAGGAGTGACGGCAGGATAAACGCCACCCTGGAAGACGGTACCTCGGCCGTCGGTGGCGGCTCACTGCCCGGGGAAGAAATCCCTACAAAACTTATCTTCATAAACACAGAAAAACCCAGCACGCAAGAACTCTCCGACAGGCTCAGGCAAAATGACCCGTCTATCTTCGGACGCATAGAACACGACAGACTGCTCCTGGACCTCCGCACCGTAACCGACAGGGCCGACGTGGAAGAAATCCTTAACGCCATCCTGAGAATTTTTGGTGGAGTTGCATAGTGAAGAAAGTAGTTATCGGTACGGCAGGGCACATTGACCACGGAAAGACCGCCCTCATTATCGCCCTTACGGGCATCGACACCGACCGCCTGCCGGAGGAAAAGGCCCGCGGTATAACCATAGACCTGGGTTTCGCCTACATGGATATAGATAAAGACCTCCGGGCCGGTATCGTGGACGTGCCCGGTCACGAACGTTTCGTAAAGAACATGCTGGCAGGGGCGACCGGTATCAACCTGGTCGTGCTGGTGATTGCCGCGGACGACGGCGTGATGCCGCAAACGGTTGAACACCTTGAGATACTGGAACTCCTGGGCATAAAACACGGGGTGCTCGTGATCACAAAAAAAGACCTGGTGGATAAAGACTGGCTTGAACTGGTCAAAGGAGACGTAAAAGCTCTAGTAAGTAAGACCTTCCTCCGGGACGCGCCGATGAGAGTCGTATCGTCCGTCACAGGTGAAGGGATACCCGAACTCAGGGAAACCCTCAAAGAACTTATCCTCAGCCTGCAGGAGGAACAACTCCACGGCGTCTTTCGTATCCCCGTCGACAGGGCCTTCACCATCCAGGGTTTTGGCTGCGTGGTAACGGGTACGGTCTCCAGCGGAGAGGTGCGGGTAGGCGATGAGGTGGAAATCCTGCCCACAAAAGAGACTGCGCGGGTAAGGGGTATCGAGGTCCACGAAGAGAAGACCGGTTTTGCGCACCGCGGTCAACGTGCCGCGCTCAACCTCTCAGGGGTCAAGACGTCCGAGATACACAGGGGGTACCAGCTTTCCGTTCCCGGCTATCTGGAACCCGTACGGATGGTGGACGGTTACCTCAATTACCTTACTACCGCACGCAAGCCCCTCGGAAACGGGGAAAGGATCAGGTTTCACATCGCCACCAGCGAGGTGATGGGCAGGGCCGTGTTACTGGACAAAGAGGTGCTGAAACCCGGAGAAAACGCCTTCGTGCAATACAGGCTTGAGGAACCGGTTGTAGCTGAAAGAGGCGAACACTACGTGATACGCTCCTATTCCCCCTGCCGTACCATCGGCGGCGGAGAAGTATTGAGGAGCACGCACACCAGAAAACTACGGCGTTTAAAAGAGGAGACACTGGCGCCGTTGCGGCTCCTGCATGAGGGAACGGAAAAAGAGATCATAGAAAAAACCTTTCTTGAACCCGGCCGCTATCTTCTCTCTGATGAAGAGATTTCGAGGCTCCTCAACATATTTCTCCCCAGGACAAGAGAGATAATCAATGAGCTTACAGAGAAGGGCATCCTCGTGAACATGAAAGAGAATTCGAGGGCTTTCAGCATACACAAACAAACATTGTCGGCCACCCGGGCTGAAATCCTCAAACGCCTGGAAGAATACCACCGGGCGAATCCGATGAAAAGGGGGGCTGAAGATGCCGCGTTGCGAACAAGGATGCCAAAAGACATGCCCGGCCAGTTGATATCACGGGTCCTGGCGGATTTGCAAAAGGAAGGCGCCATTACCTCCTCAGGGCAAAGGTTTGCCATCACCGGCCACCGGGTCGAGCTGTCCGAACCGGACAAGAAGACCATGAAGTCGATAGAGGACTCCTTTTTGAAAGATAAGTTTGCCCCACCGTCCCTGGAAAAGATATCCCCCAAAAACCCCTCTGAGAGGGACAGGTTCCGGTCACTTCTCAATATACTGGTAGAAGAAGGCACGCTGATTGAGGTGAAACCGGGGCTCTATTTTCACTCCAAAGTCATCGATGAGCTGAAAAAAAGTCTGGAAAAGTCAATCCGGGAAAGAGGGGCAATAACGGTGGCGGAATTCAGAGACCTTGTCGGCACCTCGCGCAAATACATGGTACCGCTCTTAGAACACTTCGACAGCATACGTCTCACAAAGCGAGTGGGAGACAAAAGGGTACTCTACAACACCTAAAACTTATACTCCTCGTTATCCTTGTCGAAGTGGAATGGCGGCAACTTCACGTTCAACTTTACGTCACTAAAGGTGAGTATCTCCGCGGTATCATCCTCCCACAACCAGAACGTCGCCTTAATGGGGAGGTTGCTCTGGGTGTCGTAGTATTGTATAGAACTGCGGCAGTAGAAGCCGTTCTCTTCGCCTTCTTCGTTCACTACCAGCACCAGCTTGTAAGCAGGCCGGCCTTCAATTTCGGACATGGTGACCTGGGCTGCGGAGACAAAGCCCTGTTTTTGCGCGTTCTTAAACGCGTTATATGACGTATCAATAACCCCGGCAAAGCCCACTTCCCATATAGAGTGTTTGGTAAACTTTCTTAGCCAAAAACCGTTGGGGTCCATCTCCATAGTGCCAAAGACTTTTTTGAGAAAACCACCGCCCTTGCGGATTATCAGCTTGTCGTCGTACTTCCCCTCAACGAACAGGAGCTGCGTGCCTTTATTCTTGCCGGAGAGCCATTTCAAATATACCTTAAACGGTTTCTGGAACTTTATTATCGTCTCCTCGTCCTTTACCCGCTCCCCGTCCTTGTATTCCTCTTTATGTATAAGGGCTGTATAGTCCTTGAGTTTGGCGTAACTCTCCCGGGCCTTATCTAATATCTGCATGACCTGTTCCACCTGCCAAGTCAGGTCTTCCTGCTCCTGAGGTTTGTTGGCCTCCGCCCACGAACTAACGCAAGGAGAAAGACTAACCATGGCAAAGGACAATCCTGCTACCACAAAAACAGCTCTAACAACCCCAAAAAATTTACACAAATACATTTGCAACCACCACCTCCTCAAAAAAACCCGCCTATTTAGCGCCCTCAGTCTCAGGAGCCGCTTCCTCCTCTTTAGGCTGTTCCTTTTCTGCCGCGGGTTTACTTCTCTTCTTTATACGCATAGACTTGACCTTGGGCAGACCAAATACAGATTCTTCTTCGTTCCACCTGCCTTCGGTCTCCAGCATCTTGACACGCTCGGCCCTTCTTAACACGTTGCGAGTCCTGCCCAACCTGCCTCTTATTACCAGACTTTTGTCAATACTCACGTCTTGCCCTTCTTCTATTTTAAACGAACCGGATAACTGGTTATAAACTGCTTCCTGTTCTCATACTCAAACGCCCTTACCTGTTTCTGCAGTTCCAACAGGTCGGGGCTTCTCTTTGAGCCAAACTCACCAAGGCATACCACCAACTTGTTACCCAACCTGGCCACAAAGGCATCGTAACCGGTAGCATTCTGCAAGAAATCCGCCACGGCAGCAGCCCTTTCGAGGTTCTTCTGCACGTCGGAATATGAGATTATCCGGAGAGTCCATGTGTCCGTAGTCGCAGGTGGTGGCGCAACGACTGGCACAGGTGCTTTCGCAACCTGTTTTTCCTGCTTCTTAACGATCTTTGGCCTTTCCGGACCGCCAGACTCCTGTATTACCTTCGGAGCCGTAGTCTTCCCGGGGGCCTTTACCGTTATCTCATCACTGGGGGGCTTGGCTCCACTCCCCAGACTGTGACCCAAAAAGAACATTCCAATCGCCAGACCCACACCACATGCGGCGCCTATGATTATCGCAACCACCTTGCCCTTGCCGGAACCTCCCCCCATCGCAGGAGGTATTTCGGCTATGTCGGAAATAACAATAAGGTCTTCGCCTTCAAAAACAGGGAAGTCTTCGATTATCTTTTCCTTGCCGGCCTTGCCGCTGACCGGTACCTCACTGCCCTTGTGTGATTGTGAGCCATATACCTCGAAAAAGGTCTTACCTGGCTTGCCCTTCGCCATTCACAAGCTCCTTATGTATAAGTACCCTACGCCCCTCAACTTAGAAAAGCACCACCCTTGTTCCCAAGACTAGGCTTAACCGTGATTTATAGCAAAATACACATCAAAGTCAAGCCTTTATTGACAGTACCCCGAAAAATGATATACTCTATCGATATTCTAAGTCCTGCGAAAATGCCCCCCTGTTTTTAGCACTATGGTCAAGGAAAAACATATCCGGGGAAAGATAGAAGAGTTACGTCGCCAGATACGTTATCACGACCGTAAGTACTACGTAGAGACCCAGCCCGAGATAACAGACTACGAATACGACCAGCTGGTGAGGGAACTCCAGAGGCAGGAGAAGGCCCATCCACAATTCATCACCCCCGATTCACCTACCCAAAGGGTGGGTGGAGAACCACTGGAAGGATTTGCCACTATCGAACACCGGGTGCCGATGCTCAGTATAGGCAACGTGTGTACCAGTGAAGAACTTAAAGAATTTACAGTACGCCTCCACCGGCTCCTGGGCGAGGACGAGGCACGCAAAATAAGTTACGTCACAGAGCTCAAGATAGACGGCGTGGCTGTGACCCTTATGTATGAAAAGGGTGTCTTTGTGCGGGGTGCTACCAGGGGAGATGGCTACAAAGGAGACGACGTAACCACAAATCTCAAAACCATAAGGAACATACCTCTAAGACTGGAGTCTCCCGGAGAGCACATTCCCTCCTTAGAGGTGCGGGGTGAGGTTCATCTTGAAAATAAGGACCTTCAGGCCCTGAACGAGGAGAGAGAAGAGAATGGAGAGCCCCAGTTCGCGAATCCACGAAATGCCGCAGCAGGTTCCCTTAAACTCCTCAACCCGAAGCTCACCGCAAAGAGGCGCCTCAAATTCATCGCCCACAGTATCGGATACCACGAAGGCACCACAATCAACTCCCAGATGGACTGCCTGAAGACCTTCAAAAAACTCGGTCTGCCGGTAAGCCCGTACAACAGGACCTGCAATGACCTTGATGACGTCTACAGGTACTGCGAGGAGTGGAGAACGAGGAAAGCGGAACTGCCGTACGAGGCAGACGGAATAGTCATAAAGGTAAATTCTTTCGACCAGTGGAAGAAGCTGGGGGCGACCAGTAAGGCGCCGAGGTGGATGGTAGCGTACAAATATCCCCCGGAACAGGCCATAACACGGATAAAGGACGTGGCC
This genomic window from Candidatus Bathyanammoxibius amoris contains:
- the selB gene encoding selenocysteine-specific translation elongation factor: MKKVVIGTAGHIDHGKTALIIALTGIDTDRLPEEKARGITIDLGFAYMDIDKDLRAGIVDVPGHERFVKNMLAGATGINLVVLVIAADDGVMPQTVEHLEILELLGIKHGVLVITKKDLVDKDWLELVKGDVKALVSKTFLRDAPMRVVSSVTGEGIPELRETLKELILSLQEEQLHGVFRIPVDRAFTIQGFGCVVTGTVSSGEVRVGDEVEILPTKETARVRGIEVHEEKTGFAHRGQRAALNLSGVKTSEIHRGYQLSVPGYLEPVRMVDGYLNYLTTARKPLGNGERIRFHIATSEVMGRAVLLDKEVLKPGENAFVQYRLEEPVVAERGEHYVIRSYSPCRTIGGGEVLRSTHTRKLRRLKEETLAPLRLLHEGTEKEIIEKTFLEPGRYLLSDEEISRLLNIFLPRTREIINELTEKGILVNMKENSRAFSIHKQTLSATRAEILKRLEEYHRANPMKRGAEDAALRTRMPKDMPGQLISRVLADLQKEGAITSSGQRFAITGHRVELSEPDKKTMKSIEDSFLKDKFAPPSLEKISPKNPSERDRFRSLLNILVEEGTLIEVKPGLYFHSKVIDELKKSLEKSIRERGAITVAEFRDLVGTSRKYMVPLLEHFDSIRLTKRVGDKRVLYNT
- the selA gene encoding L-seryl-tRNA(Sec) selenium transferase, with amino-acid sequence MSKKELRNIPSVSALLEMPEISEFCAGYPRPLVVSTIREVLDGLRESIAGSENTDTDLLLSPASILPLVKGRLIERGKLPIRRVINASGVLVHTGLGRSPLADEALKDLQEIAKGYSSLEVDVSTGKRASRGDHIEALVTALTGAEAAMVVNNNAAAVLLALDTLARDREAVISRSQQVEIGGSFRMPEVMAKSGAKMVEVGTTNRTYISDYRGAITPDTALLLNVHSSNFRIVGFTTSVKIEELVRLGREFEILVVYDLGSGALFDLETYGLPYEPTVVEAVSSGVDIVTFSTDKLLGGPQGGLIVGKKRSVDLMKRNPLARALRVDKLTVAALEATLKLYTDRPEAARRVPILKMLTRPLKEIEKESKRFIKELSKRSDGRINATLEDGTSAVGGGSLPGEEIPTKLIFINTEKPSTQELSDRLRQNDPSIFGRIEHDRLLLDLRTVTDRADVEEILNAILRIFGGVA
- a CDS encoding small basic protein gives rise to the protein MSIDKSLVIRGRLGRTRNVLRRAERVKMLETEGRWNEEESVFGLPKVKSMRIKKRSKPAAEKEQPKEEEAAPETEGAK
- a CDS encoding DUF1571 domain-containing protein; the protein is MVSLSPCVSSWAEANKPQEQEDLTWQVEQVMQILDKARESYAKLKDYTALIHKEEYKDGERVKDEETIIKFQKPFKVYLKWLSGKNKGTQLLFVEGKYDDKLIIRKGGGFLKKVFGTMEMDPNGFWLRKFTKHSIWEVGFAGVIDTSYNAFKNAQKQGFVSAAQVTMSEIEGRPAYKLVLVVNEEGEENGFYCRSSIQYYDTQSNLPIKATFWLWEDDTAEILTFSDVKLNVKLPPFHFDKDNEEYKF